A stretch of Desulfovibrio desulfuricans DSM 642 DNA encodes these proteins:
- a CDS encoding shikimate dehydrogenase family protein, with translation MSAAASSTNGTALYGVTGWPLAQTLSPLLHNTGFRTLGINALYQKWEVPPEKLPAFVESVRLLDIRGCSVTIPHKVGLLPLLDEISPLARQVGAANTIYWKGYRLCGENTDVAGFMAPLADMPLDGADVLLLGAGGAARAVAAGLASPENAKRPARIFVATPSDKSHMPLAEEFGLTPLLWKDRHEPSALLVVNTTPLGMRGKAEDDTPYDFSQAAPLSAEGAAKATPIAYDIVYNPLETRFLREARAAGRCCISGLEMFFGQGDAQFRLWTGQGLPPESRRALEAALGQQPQ, from the coding sequence ATGAGCGCCGCAGCATCCTCCACCAATGGTACCGCTCTCTATGGCGTCACCGGTTGGCCGCTGGCCCAGACACTTTCGCCCCTGTTGCACAATACGGGTTTCCGGACGCTGGGCATCAACGCACTGTACCAGAAATGGGAAGTGCCGCCCGAAAAACTGCCCGCCTTTGTGGAAAGTGTACGTCTGCTTGATATTCGCGGTTGTTCTGTGACCATCCCGCACAAGGTTGGTCTTTTGCCCCTGCTGGACGAAATCAGCCCCCTTGCACGTCAGGTGGGCGCGGCCAATACCATTTACTGGAAGGGCTACCGCCTTTGCGGCGAAAACACCGATGTGGCCGGATTCATGGCTCCGCTTGCAGATATGCCTCTTGACGGGGCGGATGTGCTGCTGCTGGGTGCGGGCGGCGCTGCCCGGGCCGTTGCCGCAGGTCTTGCATCGCCGGAAAATGCAAAGCGCCCTGCCAGAATCTTTGTGGCCACGCCTTCCGATAAATCGCACATGCCGCTGGCCGAAGAATTCGGCCTTACCCCCCTGCTGTGGAAAGACCGGCACGAGCCTTCGGCCCTGCTGGTGGTCAACACCACTCCCCTTGGCATGCGCGGCAAGGCGGAGGATGACACCCCCTATGATTTTTCACAGGCTGCGCCACTTTCCGCAGAGGGCGCTGCCAAGGCAACACCCATTGCCTACGATATTGTGTACAACCCCCTCGAAACCCGTTTTCTGCGCGAGGCCCGCGCGGCTGGCCGTTGCTGCATATCGGGCCTTGAAATGTTTTTTGGTCAGGGCGACGCGCAGTTCCGCCTCTGGACGGGGCAGGGCCTGCCGCCCGAATCACGCCGCGCCCTTGAGGCCGCCCTTGGGCAACAGCCCCAATAA
- a CDS encoding rhodanese-like domain-containing protein: MTHTHSATPSHGRFYGLMSALACFLLLAAVQVSAKDISVKDAATLLQNPPQGLTIVDVRTPAEFREGHLAGAVNMDFFGASFDSQILGLPKDKPVLLYCRTGNRSAGAYDAMEKEGITSILHMNEGITGWQKQGLPLQK; this comes from the coding sequence ATGACGCACACCCACTCCGCAACGCCATCGCACGGCAGGTTTTACGGTCTGATGTCGGCGCTCGCATGCTTCCTCCTGCTGGCTGCCGTTCAGGTTTCCGCCAAGGATATCAGCGTGAAGGACGCCGCAACCCTGTTGCAGAATCCTCCACAGGGGCTGACCATTGTTGACGTGCGCACCCCGGCGGAATTCCGCGAGGGGCATCTTGCAGGCGCAGTCAACATGGACTTCTTCGGCGCATCCTTTGATTCGCAGATACTTGGCCTGCCCAAGGACAAGCCCGTGCTGCTCTATTGCCGCACGGGCAACCGCTCTGCCGGAGCCTACGACGCCATGGAAAAAGAAGGGATAACCAGTATCCTCCACATGAATGAGGGCATCACGGGCTGGCAGAAACAAGGCCTGCCGCTGCAAAAATAG
- a CDS encoding hydrogenase iron-sulfur subunit, whose protein sequence is MPVLNGKELRIVGFLCNWCSYGGADTAGVARATQPTDLRVIRVPCSGRIDPLFIVKALLNGADGVLVSGCHPRDCHYAAGNFYARRRLEVLKQFLPVLGIDERRFEYTWVSASEGQRWQQVVTVFTDRIHKLGPAPKLEDPEPLLKIADMALTSLRSLGTGQNAALADLKEAIKAKLPELDCVLGWQQGYDAAHTVPLFMKTPEDVDKLVWGPFNVNNPAVYLPSFKGKKVGIVVKGCDSRSVVELLQENLIRREDVTIFALPCEGTLDMARVNQDLGRYTKIDGVTYDEAGVTITADGKDHRFCMTDYAQGKCYGCTTPSAVLADTLLGQPVKVDGAAGTPPELALLDSMTLDERLAFWRGQMDRCLRCYACRNACPMCVCRDYCVSDSRDPHWMTQEDSAKEKLFFQTIHAMHLAGRCTGCGECQRACPVGIPILALRQQIARAVAQLFDGYQPGLNPDEVPPLLGYEVVEKNIHERDWK, encoded by the coding sequence ATGCCAGTGCTAAACGGCAAAGAACTGAGAATTGTAGGTTTTCTCTGCAACTGGTGTTCGTATGGCGGCGCGGATACTGCCGGTGTGGCCCGTGCCACCCAGCCCACAGACCTGCGCGTCATCCGTGTTCCCTGCTCGGGCCGTATTGACCCGCTGTTCATCGTCAAGGCGCTGCTCAACGGCGCGGACGGCGTGCTGGTTTCCGGCTGCCACCCGCGCGACTGCCACTACGCCGCGGGCAACTTCTACGCCCGCCGCCGCCTTGAGGTGCTCAAGCAGTTCCTGCCCGTGCTGGGCATTGACGAACGCCGCTTTGAATACACATGGGTTTCGGCCTCCGAAGGCCAGCGCTGGCAGCAGGTGGTCACGGTCTTTACCGATCGCATCCACAAGCTCGGCCCCGCGCCCAAGCTGGAAGATCCCGAACCGCTGCTCAAAATCGCCGACATGGCGCTGACCTCCCTGCGCTCCCTTGGCACAGGGCAGAACGCCGCCCTTGCCGACCTGAAAGAAGCCATCAAGGCCAAGCTGCCCGAGCTGGACTGCGTGCTCGGCTGGCAGCAGGGCTATGACGCCGCGCACACCGTGCCCCTGTTCATGAAGACCCCCGAGGACGTGGACAAGCTGGTGTGGGGGCCCTTTAACGTCAACAATCCCGCCGTGTATCTGCCCTCGTTCAAGGGCAAGAAGGTGGGCATTGTGGTCAAGGGCTGCGATTCCCGCTCCGTGGTTGAATTGCTTCAGGAAAACCTGATCCGCCGCGAAGATGTGACCATCTTTGCCCTGCCCTGCGAAGGCACGCTGGACATGGCCCGCGTCAATCAGGATCTGGGCCGCTACACCAAGATCGACGGCGTGACCTATGACGAGGCTGGTGTGACCATCACCGCCGACGGCAAGGATCACCGCTTCTGCATGACGGACTACGCACAGGGCAAGTGCTACGGCTGCACCACGCCTTCGGCAGTGCTGGCCGACACCCTGCTTGGCCAGCCCGTCAAGGTTGACGGCGCGGCGGGCACCCCGCCGGAACTGGCCCTGCTCGATTCCATGACTCTGGACGAACGGCTCGCCTTCTGGCGCGGCCAGATGGATCGCTGCCTGCGCTGCTACGCCTGCCGCAATGCCTGCCCCATGTGCGTGTGCCGCGACTACTGCGTATCCGACAGCCGCGACCCGCACTGGATGACGCAGGAAGACAGCGCCAAGGAAAAACTCTTCTTCCAGACCATCCACGCCATGCATCTGGCTGGCCGCTGCACAGGCTGCGGCGAATGCCAGCGCGCCTGCCCCGTGGGTATTCCCATCCTGGCCCTGCGGCAGCAGATTGCCCGCGCTGTGGCCCAGCTTTTTGACGGCTACCAGCCCGGCCTCAATCCGGACGAAGTGCCGCCCCTGCTGGGCTATGAAGTGGTTGAAAAGAACATTCATGAGAGGGACTGGAAATGA
- a CDS encoding 4Fe-4S dicluster domain-containing protein, whose protein sequence is MNEAINLNRLRDPAFTEEVDAHSGQKVSTCYQCGNCTAGCPAGFVYDMQVNQIMRAVQLGLKDAVLDSRSIWMCLSCSTCSQRCPNNIDVAGVMETLRHMARKEGRVAVPKVEKFWFSFLDTVRTFGRTHEIGTMALYMMRSLRVFTDVDLAPEALKKGKLGLKPHILPGGAGPVTRIFTRYKERAKREGVRP, encoded by the coding sequence ATGAACGAAGCCATTAACCTGAACCGCCTGCGCGACCCCGCCTTTACGGAGGAAGTGGATGCGCACAGCGGGCAAAAAGTGTCCACCTGCTATCAGTGCGGCAATTGTACTGCCGGCTGTCCCGCAGGGTTCGTTTACGACATGCAGGTCAACCAGATCATGCGGGCGGTACAGTTGGGCTTGAAGGACGCGGTACTTGATTCGCGTTCCATCTGGATGTGCCTGTCCTGTTCTACCTGTAGCCAGCGGTGTCCCAACAACATTGACGTGGCCGGAGTCATGGAGACCCTGCGCCACATGGCCCGCAAGGAAGGCCGCGTGGCCGTTCCCAAGGTGGAAAAGTTCTGGTTTTCCTTCCTGGATACGGTGCGCACCTTTGGCCGCACCCACGAAATCGGCACCATGGCACTCTACATGATGCGCTCGCTACGCGTGTTTACCGACGTAGACCTCGCGCCCGAAGCCCTCAAAAAGGGCAAGCTGGGACTCAAGCCCCACATTCTGCCGGGCGGGGCAGGGCCGGTTACCCGTATCTTTACGCGCTACAAGGAACGCGCCAAGCGCGAGGGGGTGCGCCCATGA
- a CDS encoding flagellar hook protein FlgE, producing the protein MNSSLFIGATGMKTLSSGMNVISNNIANVSTIGYKQQTALFSDVFYAQQGAIGDWWDAQTDSKVALGQVGQGVQLDAVLTRYNQGALESSNTVTDMAISGKGFFQVTDKTGQEYYTRAGDFRPDNQGVWRTPAGMALMGYKYAEDGSKGGLAQVTVDRFAKMPAKATTAVDMRFNVGQSKDTTSDPANPYFSLVGQYNAANDPPMSSSSYGYGQSITLYGADGTAHSATIYFDGAPSTGSGTTVEYLIASDADAKGGTAQPLMAGTLSFSTKGELTGMSAYTPSTAGSTNLADWNAATLSKDGIPQMTVNGAPVTVNLGITAKSGWQNSPGNAASVGTDPTALASMGNAYTRAADATTNYTSSSPVTRTRTQNGYAEGTLNNISISADGTVVGKFSNNESMDLWQIPVCRFTSEDGLRREGNNLFSATEDSGNMEMGVAGTENYGKINAYNIEHSNVDMSQEMVNMIVNQRGFQSNSKVVTTADQMLQKAMELKRS; encoded by the coding sequence ATGAACTCGTCATTGTTTATCGGCGCCACAGGCATGAAAACGTTGAGTAGCGGCATGAACGTTATCTCAAACAACATCGCCAATGTGAGCACCATCGGGTACAAGCAGCAAACCGCTCTGTTCTCTGACGTTTTTTACGCGCAGCAAGGGGCCATAGGCGACTGGTGGGATGCGCAGACAGACTCCAAGGTTGCCCTCGGGCAGGTAGGTCAGGGCGTACAGCTGGACGCAGTACTCACACGGTACAATCAGGGGGCTCTTGAGTCTTCCAATACCGTTACGGATATGGCCATCAGCGGCAAAGGCTTCTTTCAGGTAACGGACAAAACCGGTCAGGAGTATTACACCCGCGCGGGCGACTTCCGCCCCGACAATCAGGGAGTTTGGCGCACGCCTGCCGGCATGGCCCTTATGGGCTACAAGTACGCAGAGGACGGCAGCAAGGGCGGTCTGGCGCAGGTTACAGTTGACAGATTCGCCAAGATGCCTGCCAAGGCCACCACGGCTGTTGATATGCGGTTTAATGTGGGGCAGTCCAAAGACACTACCAGTGACCCTGCAAATCCCTATTTCAGCCTCGTCGGCCAGTATAATGCCGCCAATGATCCGCCCATGAGCAGTTCCAGCTACGGATACGGGCAGAGCATTACCCTATACGGCGCCGATGGCACGGCCCACTCGGCCACCATCTATTTTGACGGCGCACCATCCACAGGGTCCGGAACCACTGTGGAGTACCTCATTGCCTCGGATGCCGATGCCAAAGGCGGCACAGCCCAGCCCCTGATGGCGGGCACCCTCAGCTTCAGCACCAAGGGCGAACTCACCGGCATGTCGGCCTACACCCCATCCACTGCGGGCAGCACAAACCTTGCGGACTGGAACGCGGCCACGCTCTCCAAGGACGGCATACCCCAGATGACTGTCAACGGTGCGCCTGTCACTGTGAACCTGGGCATTACCGCCAAGAGCGGCTGGCAAAACAGCCCTGGCAATGCCGCCAGCGTGGGTACCGATCCCACTGCGCTGGCAAGTATGGGCAACGCCTATACCCGCGCAGCGGACGCCACAACCAACTACACCTCTTCCTCTCCCGTGACGCGCACCAGAACCCAGAATGGGTACGCTGAAGGCACACTGAACAATATCAGTATTTCTGCCGACGGCACGGTTGTAGGCAAGTTTTCCAACAACGAAAGCATGGATCTCTGGCAGATTCCTGTATGCCGTTTCACCAGCGAAGACGGTCTGCGCCGCGAGGGCAACAACCTCTTTTCCGCCACAGAAGATTCCGGCAATATGGAAATGGGCGTTGCCGGCACGGAAAACTACGGCAAGATAAACGCGTACAACATTGAACATTCCAACGTGGACATGTCCCAGGAAATGGTCAACATGATTGTCAACCAGCGCGGCTTTCAGTCCAACAGCAAGGTTGTGACCACGGCAGACCAGATGCTGCAAAAGGCCATGGAACTCAAACGCTCATAA
- a CDS encoding 4Fe-4S dicluster domain-containing protein yields the protein MSMIRFVTPDGLPAFLAYLSQNGRRVLVPVEKPANKRSVVFEPWQEGKPFTLEKATVPAKEAVLPQCETLVRYKKTKDPENLERVTMSLDDKPEAQPTVVFACRPCDARGYVVLDRPYLKGPYADPYYKARREQLTVVTLTCGSGCNTCFCHWVGGGPTSPEGSDVLMTEIEGGYVLQAITPKGEELLAASSLAEGAELFPKAEAARKEAWASLVPAPNIKNAPEKVAARFNDTQFWQDQTDRCLSCGACTYFCPTCYCFTITDEGEGLSEKGGRRLRSWDNCMSSLFTREASGHNPRMLKAFRMRNRVSHKYSTYPENWGSFSCSGCGRCISNCPVCLDIRSIVLAAIEDGNDDKKSTDK from the coding sequence ATGAGCATGATCCGCTTTGTTACCCCTGACGGCTTGCCCGCGTTTCTTGCCTACCTCTCACAGAATGGCCGCCGTGTGCTGGTGCCGGTAGAAAAGCCCGCCAACAAGCGCTCGGTCGTCTTTGAGCCGTGGCAGGAAGGCAAGCCCTTCACCCTGGAAAAGGCCACCGTGCCAGCCAAGGAGGCCGTGCTGCCCCAGTGCGAAACCCTTGTGCGCTACAAAAAAACCAAGGACCCTGAAAACCTCGAACGCGTCACCATGAGCCTGGACGACAAGCCCGAGGCTCAGCCCACCGTGGTTTTTGCCTGCCGCCCCTGCGATGCGCGGGGCTACGTGGTGCTTGACCGCCCCTACCTCAAGGGCCCTTACGCCGATCCTTACTACAAGGCACGACGCGAGCAGCTCACGGTGGTTACGCTCACCTGCGGCAGCGGCTGCAACACCTGCTTCTGCCACTGGGTTGGCGGCGGCCCAACCTCCCCCGAAGGCTCGGACGTGCTCATGACCGAGATCGAGGGCGGCTATGTGCTGCAAGCCATCACGCCCAAGGGCGAGGAACTGCTGGCTGCGTCTTCCCTCGCGGAAGGGGCCGAGCTTTTCCCCAAGGCGGAAGCCGCCCGCAAGGAAGCCTGGGCCAGCCTTGTACCTGCCCCCAATATCAAGAACGCGCCCGAAAAGGTGGCTGCCCGCTTTAACGACACGCAGTTCTGGCAGGATCAGACCGACCGCTGCCTCTCCTGCGGGGCCTGCACCTACTTTTGCCCCACCTGCTACTGCTTCACCATCACCGACGAAGGCGAAGGACTGAGCGAAAAAGGTGGCCGCCGTCTGCGCAGCTGGGACAACTGCATGTCCTCGCTGTTCACCCGCGAGGCCAGCGGCCATAACCCGCGCATGCTCAAGGCATTCCGCATGCGCAACCGCGTTTCGCACAAGTACTCCACCTATCCTGAAAACTGGGGTTCGTTCTCGTGCAGCGGCTGTGGCCGTTGCATCAGCAATTGCCCCGTCTGTCTGGACATCCGCTCCATCGTGCTGGCCGCCATCGAAGACGGCAACGATGACAAGAAGTCCACGGACAAGTAG
- a CDS encoding CoB--CoM heterodisulfide reductase iron-sulfur subunit A family protein, translated as MRIGVFICHCGSNIAGTVDCAQVAAIARTYPDVVYADDPMYTCAEPGQAAIEAAIHEHKLDGVVVASCSPRMHEPTFRRTVERAGLNRYMLEMANIREHVSWIGKDMEANTNKAAELVQLAVEKLRNNKPLLAKSFDVNKRVLVIGGGVAGIQAALDCADGGIQVVLVERDATIGGKMAKLDKTFPTVDCSACILGPKMVDVAQHSNITLYAYSEVEDVSGYVGNFTVKIRKRTTYVDWSLCTGCGACTEKCPAKKTPDTFNELTGNTTAITIAFPQAIPKKAVINPQFCRQLLKGKCGVCAKVCPTGAIKYDMEDEVITEEVGSIVAATGYDLMDWTVYKEYGGGAYPDVITSLQYERLLSASGPTGGHVKRPSDGREPKNIVFVQCVGSRDKSVGRPYCSGFCCMYTAKQAILTKDHIPDSKSFVFYMDIRAPGKMYDEFTRRAMEEYGTEYIRGRVSQIYPDGNGQMTVMGVDTLLGQPVEIKADLVVLAVGVEASKGSPQLAEKLRISYDSYGFFMESHVKLKPVETNTAGVYLAGVCQGVKDIPASVAQGSAAAAKVLALFSKDKLESDPQIAQVDIRRCVNCGKCIRCCPFGAIKEVEIRGEGKAQVIETVCQGCGLCTSTCPQGAIQLSHATDNQILAEVNALCQC; from the coding sequence ATGAGAATAGGCGTCTTTATCTGCCACTGCGGCAGCAACATCGCCGGAACTGTCGACTGCGCCCAGGTGGCGGCCATTGCCCGCACCTATCCGGACGTGGTCTATGCCGACGACCCCATGTACACCTGCGCCGAACCGGGGCAGGCGGCCATTGAGGCCGCCATCCACGAGCACAAGCTTGACGGCGTGGTTGTTGCCTCCTGCTCGCCGCGCATGCACGAACCCACCTTCCGCCGCACGGTGGAACGCGCGGGGCTGAACCGCTACATGCTTGAAATGGCCAACATCCGCGAGCATGTTTCGTGGATAGGCAAAGACATGGAAGCCAACACCAACAAGGCTGCCGAACTGGTGCAGCTTGCGGTGGAAAAGCTGCGCAACAACAAGCCCCTGCTGGCCAAGAGCTTTGACGTCAACAAGCGCGTGCTTGTGATCGGCGGCGGCGTGGCTGGCATTCAGGCCGCGCTTGACTGCGCCGACGGCGGCATTCAGGTGGTGCTGGTGGAACGCGATGCGACCATCGGCGGCAAGATGGCAAAGCTGGACAAAACCTTCCCCACCGTTGACTGCTCGGCCTGTATTCTCGGCCCCAAAATGGTGGACGTGGCTCAGCACTCCAACATCACGCTCTATGCCTATTCCGAAGTGGAAGACGTTTCGGGTTATGTGGGCAACTTTACGGTCAAAATCCGCAAGCGCACCACCTATGTGGACTGGAGCCTGTGCACAGGCTGCGGCGCATGCACAGAGAAATGCCCGGCCAAGAAAACGCCCGATACCTTCAATGAACTTACGGGCAACACCACGGCAATCACCATTGCCTTTCCGCAGGCCATCCCCAAGAAGGCCGTCATCAATCCGCAATTCTGCCGCCAGCTTCTCAAGGGCAAGTGCGGCGTGTGCGCCAAGGTGTGCCCCACAGGGGCCATCAAGTACGACATGGAAGATGAAGTCATCACCGAAGAAGTGGGCAGCATTGTTGCCGCCACCGGTTATGACCTCATGGACTGGACCGTGTACAAGGAATACGGCGGCGGCGCTTACCCCGACGTTATCACTTCCTTGCAATACGAGCGCCTGCTCTCCGCATCCGGCCCCACGGGCGGGCACGTGAAGCGCCCCTCTGACGGCAGGGAACCCAAGAATATCGTCTTTGTGCAGTGCGTCGGCTCGCGCGACAAATCCGTGGGCCGTCCCTACTGCTCGGGCTTCTGCTGCATGTACACGGCCAAGCAGGCCATTCTGACCAAGGATCACATTCCCGATTCCAAGTCCTTTGTCTTCTACATGGACATCCGCGCGCCAGGGAAAATGTACGACGAGTTTACCCGCCGCGCCATGGAAGAATACGGTACGGAATACATCCGTGGCCGCGTGTCGCAGATTTATCCCGATGGCAACGGCCAGATGACGGTCATGGGCGTGGATACCCTGCTGGGCCAGCCCGTGGAAATCAAGGCCGATCTGGTGGTGCTTGCCGTGGGCGTCGAGGCCAGCAAGGGCTCGCCCCAGCTGGCGGAAAAGCTGCGTATCTCCTACGACAGCTACGGCTTCTTCATGGAAAGCCACGTCAAGCTCAAGCCTGTGGAAACCAATACCGCTGGTGTGTATCTGGCGGGCGTATGCCAGGGGGTCAAGGACATTCCCGCCTCCGTGGCCCAGGGTTCCGCCGCTGCGGCCAAGGTGCTGGCGCTCTTCTCCAAGGACAAGCTTGAAAGCGACCCGCAGATCGCCCAGGTGGACATCCGCCGCTGCGTCAACTGCGGCAAGTGCATCCGCTGCTGCCCCTTCGGAGCCATCAAGGAAGTGGAGATCCGGGGCGAGGGCAAGGCTCAGGTCATCGAGACCGTGTGCCAGGGCTGCGGCCTGTGTACGTCCACCTGTCCGCAGGGGGCCATCCAGCTTTCACACGCTACTGACAACCAGATCCTTGCGGAGGTAAACGCCTTATGCCAGTGCTAA
- the aroQ gene encoding type II 3-dehydroquinate dehydratase has product MRILVLHGVNLNMFGKRDPAQYGTATLADIDAALQSLAQELGATVECFQTNHEGLMVERIHQALGEDVDAVAINAGAWTHYSYAIADALAILPVPVVEVHMSNVHAREAFRHHSVLSPVCAGSVCGFGVESYLLGLRAAQSLAAKAAAKA; this is encoded by the coding sequence ATGCGAATTCTGGTGCTGCACGGCGTCAATCTGAACATGTTTGGCAAACGCGACCCTGCACAGTACGGCACGGCCACCCTGGCGGACATTGACGCAGCTCTGCAATCGCTTGCCCAGGAGCTGGGCGCGACTGTGGAATGCTTTCAGACCAACCACGAGGGCCTGATGGTGGAGCGCATTCACCAGGCGCTTGGCGAGGACGTTGACGCAGTGGCCATCAATGCTGGCGCATGGACCCACTACAGCTATGCCATTGCTGATGCCCTGGCCATTCTGCCTGTGCCTGTGGTGGAGGTTCACATGTCCAATGTTCACGCGCGCGAGGCATTCCGGCACCATTCTGTGCTGTCGCCAGTGTGCGCGGGCAGCGTGTGCGGATTCGGCGTTGAGAGTTACCTTCTCGGCCTGCGAGCCGCGCAATCGCTGGCGGCTAAAGCCGCAGCCAAAGCGTAG
- a CDS encoding CoB--CoM heterodisulfide reductase iron-sulfur subunit B family protein, translating to MNFAYYPGCSARGSSKDYEMSTQAVCKALDMRLVDIPDWNCCGSTPAHAVDTELSAALCVRNLDIAAQQKAEVLLTPCPSCLSNLRMAAKRMENPAFRSRVDELLDGPSAKQFPPVTSVMQGIAAQMEMDAIAARVRQSLKGLKLVAYYGCLMSRPAEVMNFGDPENPTLMEEMMSACGAEMLDFPLKTACCGASFGIPERPMTAKNSGRILELATRLGADAIVVACPLCQMNLDLRQDQASAAMDTKFRMPVLYFTQMMGIAFDLPEEELGLNKLCVSPNGLIRKLGELRREEAAKPTEQKAKAAEGGR from the coding sequence ATGAATTTTGCCTACTACCCCGGCTGCTCCGCCAGGGGGTCTTCAAAAGATTACGAAATGTCCACCCAGGCTGTGTGCAAAGCCCTGGACATGAGACTTGTGGATATTCCAGACTGGAACTGCTGCGGCTCCACCCCGGCCCATGCCGTGGATACGGAACTTTCCGCCGCCCTGTGTGTGCGCAATCTTGATATTGCCGCCCAGCAAAAAGCCGAAGTTCTGCTGACGCCTTGCCCCAGCTGCCTTTCCAACCTGCGCATGGCTGCCAAGCGCATGGAAAATCCCGCCTTCCGCAGCCGGGTTGACGAACTGCTGGACGGCCCCTCCGCCAAGCAGTTTCCGCCTGTCACCTCCGTCATGCAGGGCATTGCCGCGCAGATGGAAATGGACGCCATCGCCGCCCGCGTGCGCCAGAGCCTCAAGGGACTCAAGCTCGTGGCCTACTACGGCTGTCTTATGAGCCGCCCGGCGGAAGTCATGAACTTTGGCGACCCCGAAAATCCCACGCTCATGGAAGAAATGATGTCTGCCTGCGGCGCGGAGATGCTTGATTTTCCGCTCAAGACAGCCTGTTGCGGCGCATCGTTCGGCATTCCCGAACGCCCCATGACAGCCAAAAATTCGGGCCGCATCCTCGAGCTGGCAACCCGCCTCGGCGCGGACGCCATCGTAGTGGCCTGTCCTCTCTGCCAGATGAACCTTGACCTGCGCCAGGATCAGGCCAGCGCGGCCATGGACACCAAGTTCCGCATGCCGGTGCTCTACTTCACCCAGATGATGGGCATTGCCTTTGATCTGCCGGAAGAAGAACTGGGCCTGAACAAGCTGTGCGTGAGCCCCAACGGACTTATCCGCAAACTGGGCGAGCTGCGCCGCGAGGAAGCGGCCAAACCCACAGAGCAGAAGGCCAAGGCCGCTGAAGGAGGCAGGTAA
- a CDS encoding FAD/NAD(P)-binding protein, translating into MLREITARPMMQGNPYLPMPATVAEVIQETGNIKTLRVVLDDDAAMKSFTYEPGQVGQLSVFGAGESTFVINSPPSQKNYLQFSVMQAGEVTSAIHRLSPGDKVGVRAPLGNYFPYADWKGKDIFFVGGGIGMAPIRTIMLHVLEHRADFGKVSLLYGARSPRDMAFSYETEDWLRRDDLDCTLCIDAPFDGWPHKVGLIPNVLLELNPDPKNCVAVLCGPPIMIKFTVQALQKLNFAPENIVTTLEKRMKCGVGICGRCNIGGRYVCVDGPVFTWQELQDLPPEL; encoded by the coding sequence ATGCTGCGCGAAATCACGGCCCGTCCCATGATGCAGGGCAACCCCTACCTGCCCATGCCCGCCACCGTGGCCGAAGTCATACAGGAAACCGGCAACATCAAGACCCTGCGCGTGGTGCTGGACGATGATGCGGCCATGAAATCCTTTACCTACGAACCCGGCCAGGTGGGTCAGCTCTCCGTATTCGGCGCTGGCGAATCCACCTTTGTCATCAACTCGCCGCCGTCGCAGAAGAACTACCTCCAGTTCTCCGTCATGCAGGCGGGCGAAGTGACTTCGGCCATCCACAGGCTCTCGCCCGGCGACAAGGTGGGCGTGCGCGCCCCTCTGGGCAATTACTTTCCCTACGCCGACTGGAAGGGCAAGGACATCTTCTTTGTGGGCGGCGGCATCGGCATGGCCCCCATCCGCACCATCATGCTGCACGTGCTGGAACACCGCGCCGACTTCGGCAAGGTCAGCCTGCTCTATGGCGCGCGTTCCCCGCGCGACATGGCCTTCAGCTATGAAACAGAAGACTGGCTGCGCCGCGATGATCTGGACTGCACCCTGTGCATCGATGCCCCCTTTGACGGTTGGCCGCACAAGGTGGGCCTGATCCCCAACGTGCTGCTGGAACTGAACCCTGATCCCAAAAACTGCGTGGCCGTGCTCTGCGGCCCGCCCATCATGATCAAGTTCACGGTGCAGGCCCTGCAGAAACTCAACTTTGCGCCTGAAAACATCGTGACCACGCTTGAAAAACGCATGAAGTGCGGCGTTGGCATCTGCGGACGCTGCAACATCGGCGGCCGCTACGTATGCGTGGACGGCCCCGTGTTCACCTGGCAGGAATTGCAGGATCTGCCGCCGGAACTGTAA